Proteins from a single region of Vitis riparia cultivar Riparia Gloire de Montpellier isolate 1030 unplaced genomic scaffold, EGFV_Vit.rip_1.0 scaffold349_pilon_pilon, whole genome shotgun sequence:
- the LOC117909785 gene encoding bifunctional nitrilase/nitrile hydratase NIT4B-like, producing TQCAESSNKGETKKHTISAMSSTVRATVVQASSIFYDTPATLDKAERFLKEAAASGSQLVVFPEAFIGGYPRGYNFADQSPRGKESFRKYHASAINVPGPEVDRLASMAAKYKVYLVTGVVERDGYTLYCTVLFFDPEGNYLGKHRKLMPTYWERLFWGFGDCSTTPIYDTPYGKLGSVICWENRMPLFRTSMYGKGIEIYCAPTADSGDKWVATMRHIAIEGGCYVLSPIQFCRRKDYPPPPEYLYSPTEEDVTPDSIVWAGGSVIISPHGEILAGPNYEGEGLFTADLDVRGEIPKAKFQFDVVGHYSRADVLSLTVNNRPLLPVTFTSSPSKIKVDDEMDECKDK from the exons ACGCAGTGTGCGGAATCCTCAAACAAAGGGGAAACGAAAAAGCATACGATTTCTGCAATGTCTTCAACTGTTAGAGCCACCGTTGTTCAAGCTTCTAGTATCTTTTATGACACTCCTGCCACTCTAG ATAAGGCTGAGAGGTTTTTGAAAGAAGCAGCTGCATCGGGATCCCAACTGGTTGTGTTTCCTGAAGCATTTATCGGTGGGTATCCCCGTGGATACAACTTCGCGGACCAGTCTCCAAGGGGGAAAGAAAGCTTCCGCAAGTACCATGCTTCTGCCATTAATGTGCCGG GACCTGAAGTTGATAGATTGGCATCAATGGCGGCGAAATACAAAGTCTACTTAGTGACAGGTGTTGTTGAGAGAGATGGATACACATTGTATTGCACTGTTCTCTTCTTTGATCCTGAAGGCAACTACCTTGGAAAACATAGGAAACTCATGCCAACATATTGGGAGCGGCTCTTCTGGGGTTTCGGAGATTGCTCGACAACTCCAATTTATGACACTCCATATGGAAAACTTGGTTCGGTCATTTGTTGGGAAAATAGAATGCCTCTTTTCAGGACATCAATGTATGGCAAAG GTATTGAGATATATTGTGCTCCTACTGCCGATTCCGGGGATAAATGGGTAGCCACAATGAGACACATCGCTATTGAGGGTGGATGCTATGTTCTTTCACCCATCCAGTTCTGTCGGAGGAAAGATTACCCACCTCCACCTGAGTATCTTTACAGTCCTACAGAAGAAGATGTCACTCCAGATTCTATTGTTTGGGCTGGAGGTAGTGTCATCATTTCGCCCCATGGCGAAATTCTAGCAGGACCGAATTACGAAGGAGAAGGCCTCTTCACAGCTGATCTTG ATGTTCGTGGAGAGATTCCTAAAGCAAAGTTTCAGTTCGATGTGGTAGGACATTATTCGAGAGCTGATGTGCTAAGCCTCACTGTGAACAATCGTCCACTGCTTCCTGTTACTTTCACATCCTCACCATCTAAAATCAAAGTCGATGATGAGATGGATGAATGCAAAGATAAATAA